In the genome of Candoia aspera isolate rCanAsp1 chromosome 4, rCanAsp1.hap2, whole genome shotgun sequence, the window AATACATTCCCAACAGACTGCTATATCAACCCCCAATAGAACCTGAAGGATAATTTTTACTGCCTGAATGAGACACTCATTTCTCATTTCAGAGGCCGTCAACACTGGTCTCTGAGGCTCAGGACTTTATGCTCTTAAGGACACAGAAGCCGTTTAGGAGAACTTAGAAGCTGATGTCTCTTCAGGCACATCTTTGGGGACCTTTATATCATTAtcggatgttccaaagggcagtccGGGAGATGGTGAAAAGATACTTGAGCAAATTATGACATGTGTATCATGATGCCATGAAGGGTAACTAGAGAAAGTTGGGCTGTAAGAGTGAGTCTTTTCCCCAGAAAATCCTGGGTCATAGAGGAGGAAACATAAACAGTAAGTCAGTGTTCCTCAACATGAAGTCCTTCAAGTGTTTTGGGTCTCAGGTCCCATCGTCCCTGGCAACATGGTTAATGGTCAAGGCCACCATGTTGGAGAAACATGGAGATGGGAAAAGGTGGGTGACCTCTTTAAAAAGCAGCCATGTCCAACTATGAGAAGAATGGGAAGCCCAGAGGAGAGAGAACAGACAGGTGATTTGAAAGCAGGTCCTCCTGCAGTGGATGTTCTTAAAATTGAGGGTCTCATCTCAAACTTTGAGGTATAAAATGATAAAGGAACGTGTGTGATACCCCTTGCCCCTGTGAATAAAACCAGCGGTTTCACTGGAGTTTAGATTGGGCAAGAAGTAAAGGTACTGCTTGCTTCTAATCATTCAATTTTCATCTGCATGTCCCAGGGGTTTTCAAATTTTGCAACCCTGCAAAGAGCAAGGTGCGATGTTGCTCCCACTTTGCCTGCACAGGCCTGcccgtttttgtttttttttaattgtgacttTTTCTGTGTTGCTTCCCACCTCCCACCCCTCCGTGTCTGGACCCACCATTGAGTTCCTGGCTGGAGGGGTTCTGTTCTTGCTGATGTCAAGAGATGCTACTTACAGAGGTAGACAAACAGTAGACCAAGTTTTCAAACCTGTGGATTCACGAGACTGGATTTTTCCACCGAGAAGCCTCTGTGGTGGAACTGAAAGGGAAGAGACCCCTGTTGAACACCTCATCACCCAGCGCTTTTGTCTATGAACATTAGATGAAGGTTTCTGCTTTGCATCTTTTTGGTGCAAAGAGGTGTTTGCATTGTTTTGGTGCAGCATTTTTAGTactgcattttgattttttaactGGAAGCTGCTTTGAGACACAGTTTGCATGGAAAGCCCTATGGAAATGcattaaatcagcctttctcaaccttttgaccctggaggagcccctgaaatatttttcaggccttggggaacccctgcaccttcaggctcaaatataggccagacattacaaaaccattatattcatttcatgtgtaggcctgtatatgtagagtcccctttttgggggagataggcggtgatagaaatttgaaaaataaaataaaaataaaatatgtattcacagtgttcttaaactaaaacataaagaatgaaacttacctctttcatgtgaagttgcctgaatttgaaataatttttataataaatcgtgatctcccagggaacccctagtgacctcttgcagaagccGAGGgtaccacagaaccctggttggggAACCTTGTGGTAAATAAACGGTAAAAGCAAGTGCCCCCTTCCTGGAAGGATCTGGAAGGATCTGGAAACCCAACCAGATTTCCTCGCAGCTGCGTATGGCTAGAGTCTCAGATAGCCTTCTTGCTAAGCTTCAAGttcacctttttgtttttgtgtttccaGATCTTCTAGAAATTGCTTCTTGCACAGGATCCCAGAAGGAAGGAACAAGGCTGATCCTGGAAGTTTGGAAGCAGGAGAGCTCTCGAGAATCCCCTATGCAGGTGGGAAGGAAAGAGACCCATTGGGGTGgagtgtgtgtaggtgtgtcatCCTGGAATGAAGTTGGAAGAGGTTGCAATGGAAGATGAGAAACAGCTGAATCCGAGATGAGGGAGCAGCTTCAGCCTGTCGAAATGAGACGCAAGCACGGAGTTGAGAGTTTTACGTGGCCTTGAAAGTCTGGTCCTTCAAGAACAGTGGGCCAAAACACAATTTGGTTTCAAATGTCTAGTTAGTGGTCACCCTAGTGCAATATAGAGGCAACCTTTGGGGGTTGGGGCACGTTTGGCATTTTGAGCGCATGGATGGTGGCAACCAAAAGACAATGGCTGCTGAGGGAGTTTTACCTGTTCACAAACTGGTTGGCATGGGAAGGCATAAAGTTCCCATTTACCAGAAGGTAGACTAGTCGTCCTGAATATTCTCTATCCTATGAGACTATGGTGGGGCATTTCTGTAAGTAAATATGATGGTAAAGTCTAGTGATTTATCTGGCAGCATACCAGTTTcatatctgatttttaaaaattaaaataatctttaaaaaaatgcaggtaaGATGACAGGGAACCTTGTGGATGCTGAAGGAAGGGTTTAGATGTCAGCTGGCTCTGTCTTTGTCCTCTCCTGTCTTATAAGTGATACTGACAATACGgtctagaccactgtttctcaagcttggtggcttgaagaagtgtggacttcaactcccagaattccccagccagcatgctgggaccatgccgggaattctgggagttgaagtccacacattttcaagccaCCAAGcttgagaaccactggtctagaAGAACCATATTCTGTTGGTCTGGAAGGACCAATACTTGGGTATCTGCAATACTTGAGCAAATTATGACATGTGTGTCACGATGTCATCTTGCAGAGGACTAACTTCATCATGACACAATTACAAAATCCATGTCCTTTGCGAGATGACGCCATGACACTGGTGTCATTGTCCTGCCATCATTATGGCTTTTTACAGGTACTGCTGAACTGGTAGCCTGACTGTTCAAGGCAGTGTCTTCTGCTCAAGGAAATCCTCACCCTGACATAATATTAGTGGGAGAAGAGAAACAGCTTGCCTTCTGGATGATGCTAGGCTGACATGGAAAAGTTAAGCATTTGTCCATGTTAAATTTGTTGAGATTGTTCTTTTTCTGGTTTTTCTCTGATCTTGTCTTTGTATTTCCACAGGCGGTGGACTGTAGTGTTGACCCTGAAAGAGGAGGACGTGGAGGTTCTGTTGCGCGTTGAGCCCAGCAGCCACATGGAACAGGATGACGTCCCTTCAGCAGATGTCGCCCCTTTGCCCCGTGGGAAGGGGGAGCGCCCTTACCCCTGCAGTGAATGTGGGAAGGCGTTCAGCCAGTGGTCCAAGCTAGTGCGCCACCGGCGTATCCACACAGGTGAGCGTCCCAACACTTGTACAGACTGCGGCAAGTCCTTCACTCAGAGCTCCCACCTGGTTCAGCACCGGCGGACGCACACGGGCGAAAAGCCTTACGTCTGCCATGATTGTGGCAAGGCCTTTTCCTGGAGCTCCAACCTGGCCCAGCATCAGCGTACCCACACTGGAGAGAAGCCCTACGTCTGCCGGGAGTGCGGCAAGGCGTTCTCCCAGAGCACCAACCTCATCAAGCATCAGCGCAGCCACACTGGCGAGAAGCCGTACCGTTGTCCGGAGTGCCCCAAAAGTTTCTACCGCTCTTCTGACCTCATCCAACACCAGATCACGCACACCGGCGAGCGTCCCTTCAAGTGCGAGGAGTGCGGGAAAGGATTCACCCAGAGCGCCAATCTGGTCAAACATCGTAAGATCCACGCCGGAGAGAAGCCCTTCCGTTGCAACGACTGCGGCAAGACCTTCATCCAAAGCTCAGAGCTCATTCAGCACCAGCGGACCCACTCGGGGGAGAAGCCCTACCAGTGCCAGGAATGTGGCAAACGCTTTGGCCACGGGGCCACCCTGGTCAAACACCAGCGGCTTCATATGGGCGTGGAACCCTACCGCTGTGCAGACTGTGGCAAGACCTTTGGACTCAGCTCCGCACTGGAACGCCACCGACGGTGCCACAGCGAGAGCCGCCCGTACGCTTGTGGGGAGTGCGGCCAGAGTTTCTCCTTGGCCTCCAATCTCACTTTGCACTCTCGCATCCATCGGGGCGAGAAGCCGTACCGCTGTGCCGACTGTGGCAAGTGCTTTGGCATGAGCTCCACCCTCATCCGCCATCAGCGCATCCACACGGGTGAGAAGCCGTACGCGTGTTTGGACTGCGGGAAGGCTTTCGTCCGAAGCTCGCACCTCACCCAGCACCGTCGGACGCACACAGGGGAACGGCCGTATCATTGCGAGGAGTGCGGCCGGCGGTTCTCCCAGAGCTCCAATCTCATCACCCACCAGCGCATCCACATGGAGGAACGCCCCCATGTCTGCCATGGCTGTGGGCGGCGCTTTGCCCTGGAGGACGAACTGCAGCGCCACCAGCAGGAGGAGAATGGGCAGTGCAAGGCGAAAGGAGATGCCAAAGAACCAGGGAGAGGCGTTTCTCATTCGGGGCACCTGTATGTCAGCAGCCCTGAGGATGCCGACATGGAAACAATTTGCCAGGAGAACGGCGCGACGTGTGCCACTTGCCGTCTAGATCGCAAAGATGCTGGAGACGTGGAGCAGCCTCAGAGCCGCTGCGCTGTTCATCTTTGTAATATTTGTGGGCAGGCCTTCCAAGATGTTGAAACCTTAGTGCAACATGAAGAGAGCCACACTTCTTACATCTGCACGGAGTGCGGAAGGAGCTTTGATGATGCCAGTTCCTTAGCTTGCCATCAGGAGGATCACGAGTCTTGGATCTGTGGCACCTGCGGACAGGAGTGCAGGGATAGCGTGGCCTTGGTTCAGCACGAAGAAACCCATTCACTGCCCATCAGTAGGGCGTTTAGGGAGAAGTTGGTGGACAGCAAGACAGGTGGGCAGCATGAGAGAAGCAGGAAGGGCAAGGAAAATGTGAAACATTTATTGGTACAAGAATCCCCCGAGGTTCTGCCGTGTGTCAATTCCAAGGTAGTGGGGAACGTCCTCACGCAGCCAGAGGAAGCACAGGCACCTTGGATCTGTCCTGAATGTGGGAAGAGCTGCAAGGATGGTTCAACATTAGACAGTCATCAGCAGAATCACAGGAGACCTCTTGTGTGTTCTGAACATGGGCATGGTGAGGTCACCCCCAGGCAGAAGAAATGGCACCAGTGCTCTGAGTGTGAGCAAGCTTTTGGAGACCCGTTGGCCCTGACTTGCCACCAGAGGGAGCAGAAGTGTGGGAAGCTGGATCGGTGTGCGGAGTGTGGTCAGGCCTTTGGGGACACCACAGCCCTTATGATCCACCAGAACAGCCACCTGGGGGACAAAATGCCTGGGTGTCTTAAATCCAAAGAAGCTTCTAGTCCTGAATTAGAAGTTGCTGTGCGTCAGAAGAATCGGACTGAGGGGTCTTCTGATACAGCTCTTCCCGAGCCTCAGAAAGTCTTTCCCAGAGAAGAGCCTTCCAAGGAAAGTGCTCTTTCTAGCTTCTGTCAGGGAAAACCACTGGAAGATCAGCCGTTCAGTGGCCCCTCAGGTCTTTCTGCACACCAAGGAATCAACACAGATGCCCACGCTTCTGACAGTAAGCCTCAGAGAATCCCTGTGGAAGAGAAGGGACCCTCTGGTGGGCTGCCACAGAGCCATTCAGCTCCTTCCTCTCAAGAAGATGAGTCCGGATTGAATCCACAGGATGACAGTAGGCCCAAGGGTCCCTTAGGTGATTCTTCTTTCAAAGAAAACTCTAGCCTTGCTCGGATCCCCCAAAGAACTAATGTCCTAGACAAGTCCTCTCCGGTATCCCCCGAAATGACTGCCCTCATCCAGCAGCCGAGCACCAAACCCTACAAGTGTCACGAGTGCAAGCAGAGTTTTGCCACCGCAGCCGGGTTGTCTCATCACCAGGTTGGCCACAGGAAGGAACGATTGCCGAAGTGCCCAGAAGGTGGGCAGGGCTTCCCAGAAAGGCGGGCTCTGATCCAGCACCAGATGGAACACACGGCAGAGAAAGACAGGGGGGCCCATCAGCCGCCACCCCCAAAACAGAACTGTAGCAAGGACAGGGAGAGCCCAGAATTTGGGGAGAGCTTCACAGGAATCTCAGCCATCCTTTTTCGGAGAGGGAACCATATCTCTGAAAGGAGCACGTTGCTGCGGCCCAAGGACCACGGGGCTGATGGGAAGCAGGGCTTGGCTGATGCATTGGAGACCACAGAGCCCTACTTTAATTTTGACTTGGGTAAACCTCCCCGCCCTGGCAGTGTGTTGGCCCAGCACCACATAGAGCCAGATAGGGGCAGATACATTGTGCGTTCTGAGCCCAGGAAGATTTCCAGAAACAGTTCACTTTTGCTGCACCATCTCCAGAACCACACGGCAGAGAAACCTTGATGGCCTGGAATTGCAGGTCGTGTCAGTATGGTCTGTGATGATGCCCATGTTGATTCTCTCCCTACCAATGCACAGGGCCTTTGCAGCTGTGGGCCGTTTGATGTAATTGTGGCTTTTTAAGTCTGCCAACCAGAGGAAAGTTGCTGGCTAGGAATTGTGGGAATCGTAGTTCCagggagcaccaggttggggaaggttgctccTGATGGAGATAAGACACGGACATTATTCTATAGATGGGCTGTGGAGATGAAACAGAACTGAAAGAGAATGTGTTGCTGGCAGATGGTGCAGGATGAGGAACCCTTACTTCTCTGTCTACAAAGCAGAGCAAGTTGTCCTGCCCAAtgttttccttcctctcctttttccttctctcctttctacttgtgttcccccccccccaaaaaaagataaaaagctcAAGTATGGTGTAAACTCAAGTTTCTATAATCTGTAATTGGTGAATGGAAGCTGAAATGCCTTGAATTGTGGTTCATGattggtttagagcagtgtttttcaaacctggcaactttaagatgtaaagtttaaatttaagatttaaaattgaattctgggagttgaagcccacaaaaaacactggtttagaggaacTCAGTGTATGAGTGTGAAAGAAGTAGATGGAAGAATAAAATGAGAGATTTTTCagaatccatctctctctctgaccTATATTCATGGCATATTTTTCACACTTCCCAGAAAAAGCTACCCCACTGCGAACAGATTTCACAAAAACCATGAAGAGGGTCCTTTTGATTGAATGGAAATTCTCATTTCTCACCAAATGGTGGCTTTTTTGTCGCTggtgagcttctgaatttcccacgGCTTATTCTGCATCgctcagtaattttttttttattgtacacgATGGCAATTTTGGGGTTTCAGCTTACAGCCTTCTTCCAGCAGCACGATTGTGTGGCTACTCAAGTGCCAACGGGTGGCATCCGTGAATCCGGATGTTCAGCTGCTGCATCTTTCCCACCATAGATTTCTGTTCCTTGGAGTAAAACCTTACGTAGCAAAGCATTTGGGGTGTTTGCTGCAAAGGAACTGCTCCGGGCAGCATTTAGGATTTATGTTCTTAATGAACTTGTGAGTATCCTGGTGTTTCTACATTGCTAGCCTCGTATTGCAGAGATGATACTCAAATAAATGATGGTTGGCTTAGCCCGGACAGCTGGAAAGATGTGGGTGTCTCCCTTGGACCCAAATGTGCAGCCATCAGAATTTGTAACCAGAAGTCGATGAAGCTAGGGGGTcttctatgaaaaaaataatactggCATATTCATTCTGATCACAGGAAGTATAGGCAATGTTACAATTGTTTTCTATTTTCCAGAAATGGCTAAGTGATCTTGGACGAAAATAGATTTCAGCCCAAGATCACTTGATAGTCTGGATATGAGATTCGGGCTTTGGATGCTCCAAAGGCAAGccagcatttcatttttaaaggaaaaaaataagtctgCGAAAGAAAAATGGGTGAAAATTTCCAAATAGATGTCCGCTATGCtggtgtgcatttttttttcctgtagcagGGAGAATATTTTGCTCATGAGACTGGATGGCTGGCTCTTAGCTTCCCACCTTTCTCAGTCACGTGTTCATATTTCTCCATCTTCTGAATTCTCATTGTAGTTTTTCGTTCTTGCTAAATTTATAATAGAATTTTAAGGGCTAtacaaaaattttattttaagtagCCATTGGTTCTTTAATTTACCAATCTAAGTTAGATCATGTAACACGCTGAGGCCACAGCAAGAGCTGTAGAGTTGAGTAATAACCTCAATGACTATGAATCAATCTATTTGCCAGAACAACCTCTTGACACAGGATAATCATAACAAGGACTTAAATTGTTACTTTTAGACTAATACAGATTTTCTAACCCTCAGATGATTTTTCACAATGGCGAATCCTCTTCGTAACATACGTGTCACGCATAATTTTTACTTTAAATCCATTATCTCAAATTCTGGGACAGCTTCCATTTCATACCTCTTAACAGTTCAGCTGGTTTGGCTCCAGCCTTTTGAAAAAGCAGATATATTGGCTATCTGCCTCTGGAGGAGCTGGTGTTAGTGACACTCCAAGCCTCATGGTTAATGTTTTAACCCAAAGCATAGTTAGCCAATGCTCCCTTATAGCCAGAGCaatttgtttttatcttatttatgacatttatatGCCACATTACTTCCAGGAGCTCAAGTGGCCTACATGAGGATCTACctttattttatcctcacaagaataaccctatgaggtgggctggactgaaagagaatgactggctcaaaatcaccaATTCTTTTTCCACAGTTGTGGGGTGGAAGAGAAAATTGGGTGTTCCTGGGTCTATCTAAGGCTGGAGAACGCCAGAGATCCAGGAACATCCCTTCATCCTTCAGCAGGAATGTTGTTAAATCTAAgccagtagagcagtgtttctcaaccttagcaactttaagacgtgtggacttcaactcccagccagctttgctggctggggaattctgggagttgaagtccacacgtcttaaagttgctatggttgagcAACATTACAATAGAGGGTTGTGGCTGGTTCAGGGTGAACAAAAGTGTAGGTGAGCTGAGAAGGTATCAAAGATAGCAAAGTGCATCAAGAAAGGCTCCAGACCTTTGTGGCCTCCAGGTGAGCTACCAGACCAAGGAGGTCAAAGGAAGTTGAGCTGCTGCTGGCTGTGGACACAACACTGCTGGGAAGCCAAATAGCAGAAAATGAcgtaaaggggaaaaaaccttcAATGTTACCTTGTCTGACCATCTGCaccatccatgcagttttcctgaagAAGCGAGGAAATGGCCCATCatggccatcttcagggaagctTTTTGGATGCGCTGTTCTTGCTTACAGTTCTGGATTTTTGgggtgcttgtgtgtgtgttcttcCGTCCGCATTCCAAACAGTTCTAGTCAGCTTAGTTCCCTCTTCCCTGCCTGGTGCTGCTGTAACGATGGACTAATTCAATCGGAATTTTATCTACCTTCCCCAtttcccccctcttcttcctctcccctctaatttttttttcagacctcTTCTTTACTGAAAACTGGGTTTCTCCCCTTAATTTACAAAAcagtatgtttactcagaagcaacTTCCATTGTGTTCAGCAAGATAAACGTGTGCAAAACGATTACTTTTAGCACTTGTCTTTTGTAACTCAGGGctaacattttcttttccctaaatCTTCACCTGTCCagtatcaataaataaaaacccGTTCTTCAGCATCCAAGTGGTAACTGGAGATTTTTTCCATGTAATCATAAATATGATTTTTTGTTATTGGAGGGACTATAAAATTGTTTTTCCCTTCACGGCCCTCTGGTTTCTGCTTGATGAATTGGTTTCGCACCAAATTTTCATTGTAAAACTAGGAATGATCAAACCTGAAACTAATACAagctgaaaactgatttat includes:
- the LOC134495786 gene encoding zinc finger protein 420-like; translated protein: MEQDDVPSADVAPLPRGKGERPYPCSECGKAFSQWSKLVRHRRIHTGERPNTCTDCGKSFTQSSHLVQHRRTHTGEKPYVCHDCGKAFSWSSNLAQHQRTHTGEKPYVCRECGKAFSQSTNLIKHQRSHTGEKPYRCPECPKSFYRSSDLIQHQITHTGERPFKCEECGKGFTQSANLVKHRKIHAGEKPFRCNDCGKTFIQSSELIQHQRTHSGEKPYQCQECGKRFGHGATLVKHQRLHMGVEPYRCADCGKTFGLSSALERHRRCHSESRPYACGECGQSFSLASNLTLHSRIHRGEKPYRCADCGKCFGMSSTLIRHQRIHTGEKPYACLDCGKAFVRSSHLTQHRRTHTGERPYHCEECGRRFSQSSNLITHQRIHMEERPHVCHGCGRRFALEDELQRHQQEENGQCKAKGDAKEPGRGVSHSGHLYVSSPEDADMETICQENGATCATCRLDRKDAGDVEQPQSRCAVHLCNICGQAFQDVETLVQHEESHTSYICTECGRSFDDASSLACHQEDHESWICGTCGQECRDSVALVQHEETHSLPISRAFREKLVDSKTGGQHERSRKGKENVKHLLVQESPEVLPCVNSKVVGNVLTQPEEAQAPWICPECGKSCKDGSTLDSHQQNHRRPLVCSEHGHGEVTPRQKKWHQCSECEQAFGDPLALTCHQREQKCGKLDRCAECGQAFGDTTALMIHQNSHLGDKMPGCLKSKEASSPELEVAVRQKNRTEGSSDTALPEPQKVFPREEPSKESALSSFCQGKPLEDQPFSGPSGLSAHQGINTDAHASDSKPQRIPVEEKGPSGGLPQSHSAPSSQEDESGLNPQDDSRPKGPLGDSSFKENSSLARIPQRTNVLDKSSPVSPEMTALIQQPSTKPYKCHECKQSFATAAGLSHHQVGHRKERLPKCPEGGQGFPERRALIQHQMEHTAEKDRGAHQPPPPKQNCSKDRESPEFGESFTGISAILFRRGNHISERSTLLRPKDHGADGKQGLADALETTEPYFNFDLGKPPRPGSVLAQHHIEPDRGRYIVRSEPRKISRNSSLLLHHLQNHTAEKP